Part of the Capsicum annuum cultivar UCD-10X-F1 chromosome 12, UCD10Xv1.1, whole genome shotgun sequence genome is shown below.
TCTAGGGCTACAGGATTAGAGATGCTCAAACGTATGAGGTTGTATTCATATTacatttgatgaaagaaattttagGAATTATAAATAATCTTAGTACatgtttacaaaaaaaaaagagcaagatATTGCAAATGTCATGCTATTTGTTGATGTAGCCAAGATCAAGTtgcaagagttgagggaagataaTAAATTGGATTTGTTTGTTTCTGAGGTGTCTACATTTTGTATCAAGCATAACATTGCGGTACCTGCTTTTGATAAGCTGTATGTGAACTCTGGAAGATCACAACATAAACATGTTGACTATACTTTCTTTCATCATTATCGTGTTGAAGTATTTTGTAAAGTAATTGATTGGCAATTGCAAGAACTTAATGATCGTTTTGATGAGGTGACAACTGAGTTATTTCATGGTGTTGCTTGTTTGAATCCGGTAGACtcatttttaagttttaatattCAGAAAATAATGAGAATGGTTGAATTATATCATGATGACTTTGATGAACTTAATATGTGTGCACTTAAGAATCAGCTTACAAATTACATTATTGATGTTCGTGACATTGATAAAAGGTTCTCCAATTTAAATGGGCTTGGTTATCTTTCAAAAAGATTGGTTCAAATAAAAAAGCATTGTTGTTATCCTCTTGTATTTCGTTTGGTGAAAATTGAATTGCTTCTGCCAGTTGCCACTGCATCTATTGAAAGAGCCTTTTCAGCAATAAAGTTTATTAAGAATGAGTTGCGGAGTAGAATGAACGATGACTTTTTAAGTGGTTGCATGACTCCTTTTGTGGAAAAAGATGTGTTCAATAAcatttcaactgatgatattattttatcttttcaagcAATGAAACCTCGTCGAGTGATATTGTAAATGTGCTTGAGAAGTATTAGCAGTAATTTCTTTTTGGAGTTTTAACTTTGCACTCTAGTTCTAGTTGATACATTTTACAagactaattttttatttacgtAGCACCCTAGTTCGGGTTGACACATTGTAAAGGGTTAactttttgttttacttattaattactcttatttaagtttaagtattttatatttatagactATATACTATTACATcccttgaaattatattttgttggcTTATTCACACATTCAGGGGCAGATGCACAGCTTTACATGCGGGTTCCTGGAAACCCATAACTTTCGTACggttcttgaatttatattgaaaaattagtaaatatataagaattataagttggaaaCCCACGAACAAAGTATGTTATTGGTCTAGTGgtgaaaattataagttagaaatccacaacctttaaattctagatccgcctctgcacatatttatatttttattttttgaacccCTGAAGAAAACTCCTAGATCCGCTGTTGATTAGAGGTTGTGACTACTAGGTTTTTGGGATGTTTTTAGTACTTTACTATCGGATTGTTTATGTATTTCTATTTGAAACTTATCCTTATcaacttttttatatatttacctCATTTTTATTGTATATGGTGGATGTGATAGGCGTGATCACGATTCATGACTTGAGTTTTGGGTCATTACATGAGTATctcatacaataataaaatatctacaaTTATAAATACTACTATATAACTAATCCACTTAAAAACTTCGTCTTTTAGGTTCAAAAGATACCTAATTACTCTGAATTCAATTATTATAACAATGTACTaacatttattttcttaatccAAATGTTGTTGGACTATCTCAAAGTTAATTACTATTATACATATTCACTGTTATTCTATATTTGCACTTTTATTGTAGTTAATAGACATCAAATATACATGCATCACGTCGAAATCCTTAAGTGAAATATCATTTTACcttcttttaaaattattcatatagaacaaatcataatttgattattttttttaatattcaggACTTTAAGGTCTACTAAAATTTCTATTTCTGAGCAAGTGAAGAAATTTTAAagactataaaattaattatgattttaccttATACAAAATTATACACATTGAACAAATTCATTATATTCTAACATTAGGATTTATACGTTCAAAGTAATACTAATCATTTTCCTAAACGTATTTGGTATGTTGAaagttatattaaaaaaaaactaaagtaatTAACTTTTAAAGCTAACTTACCATCTTTAAGGATGCCAAATGTCACGACCCAACTAACCGGATTGTGAGGAAAACCTATTTTATTCACTTAATAGGAGAATCTTTACCATTCATTTCAAATACATGCGGAAgttaataagaaataataaaatgcttTTATTTATTACAACCAGTTTaacaaacatgaaaaataaaataaaaactttcttCAAGGACCTAGTTTAAACAAGTATAAGAACTTCTGGTAGATAAATAATAACACAGGGACATGGCTCCCACTGTAGAAATGAGAAGAGTAGAAGTTGTTGGTGATCATTGTCCATGTCACTTTAGAAATATCAACTGACCCTGCAATCAGATTATACCCCCAAAAGGATATATTAAGAGTAGTATCGATACAAACAACAAGTACTGGTAAGTATCATCGACCGACTAAGGTTAGATCACGTAAATACAATAGAGAATCATAAAGAGAAAGCATGACAACTTATATAACAATTTAATTCACGTCACTTTCATCCACTATGTTACCTAAGCGTATTTCCATCCTTATTCTTACTAGACTTAGTTGTATCCAACTCATTACTAGTAGTCAGTATAtaccattaatattttttttataccttTCACACCTAATCTCACTAATCATATATCACCCTTCACATTAGATGTCATCTATCATAACTCTTACTTGTTTAATCCCTATAGAAATTATAAGGCAATACGTTTCAATTAACCTCAATAATAAATTAGAACAACAACTATAACCTTGTAACAAGTACAACCATGAACATTTAACAATTACTTCGGTTATATATACTATTTAGCCTTTCACAAACAACACCAAATAGTTCAGTCAAGTGTAGTCAATAAAGACATTAAATCAAGTCAAGACCCTGACTATCAATCATTAACCTAGTCAACAATTCATGACTCTAACAAT
Proteins encoded:
- the LOC107874226 gene encoding uncharacterized protein LOC107874226; this encodes MRQQQSIHVSFEKQSNKDKYGCRIRLVASIDVARLLVRQGLVFRDHDESKSSLNRDIFNVLGSSYKRMDKYKESQKIKIQEDFDMGELKTSKGLHQALGISRACDTRWGSHVISFDSFILKFDTIMDILDNIVETAHSLDERSRATGLEMLKPKIKLQELREDNKLDLFVSEVSTFCIKHNIAVPAFDKLYVNSGRSQHKHVDYTFFHHYRVEVFCKVIDWQLQELNDRFDEVTTELFHGVACLNPVDSFLSFNIQKIMRMVELYHDDFDELNMCALKNQLTNYIIDVRDIDKRFSNLNGLGYLSKRLVQIKKHCCYPLVFRLVKIELLLPVATASIERAFSAIKFIKNELRSRMNDDFLSGCMTPFVEKDVFNNISTDDIILSFQAMKPRRVIL